One window from the genome of Rufibacter tibetensis encodes:
- a CDS encoding tetratricopeptide repeat protein, with the protein MQRLKVVLCLLTLLVTAFQVYALPGIPLSGISSKKRIKEISQVIKQEPANGQAYMNRADARSEVGDFYGAIKDYTLAIVLLPALSCKAYVGRGNAFLEVGAYQEAIRDFDKILLVNASAEALYGRAVAKYYLDDYLGAIRDLDEVIAEAPEFPTALCNRGIMKLECNKLEEAVADLSLYLSINPEHQEALYAYSVAIKRLQKRAAKS; encoded by the coding sequence ATGCAACGCTTGAAAGTTGTGTTATGCTTGCTGACTTTACTAGTAACTGCTTTTCAAGTATATGCATTACCGGGAATTCCCCTATCTGGAATTTCCTCAAAAAAAAGAATAAAGGAGATCTCTCAAGTCATTAAGCAGGAGCCAGCTAATGGGCAGGCTTATATGAATCGGGCAGATGCCAGGAGTGAGGTTGGAGACTTTTATGGCGCTATCAAGGATTATACCCTTGCCATAGTTTTGTTGCCTGCATTAAGCTGCAAAGCCTATGTTGGTAGAGGAAATGCCTTTCTGGAAGTAGGTGCTTACCAGGAGGCCATAAGGGATTTTGATAAGATCCTTTTGGTTAATGCCTCTGCCGAGGCGTTGTACGGAAGAGCGGTTGCCAAATACTACCTAGATGATTACTTAGGGGCAATTCGTGATTTAGATGAGGTGATAGCTGAGGCTCCAGAGTTTCCAACGGCATTGTGTAACCGAGGTATTATGAAGTTGGAGTGCAATAAATTAGAAGAGGCGGTAGCAGATTTAAGTCTCTATCTCTCAATCAATCCTGAACATCAGGAAGCGCTATATGCTTATTCGGTAGCAATAAAACGGTTGCAGAAGCGAGCCGCGAAAAGCTAA
- a CDS encoding RNA methyltransferase, which produces MRKLSMEELHRDSVEDFKNKQKNPLVLVLDNVRSLHNVGSAFRTADAFAVEKIYLCGITGTPPNKEIHKTALGATESVEWSHTATTLEAVEGLKKQGYQVWAVEQAEGSTFLTDFKPLPDGKYAFVFGNEVFGVEEDVIKAADGVLEIPQFGTKHSLNISVTVGVVIWDVVSKTLTNNIKP; this is translated from the coding sequence ATGCGTAAATTAAGCATGGAAGAACTCCACCGAGATTCGGTGGAGGATTTCAAAAATAAGCAAAAAAATCCGTTGGTGTTGGTTCTGGACAACGTGCGTAGCCTGCATAATGTGGGTTCCGCCTTCAGAACCGCCGATGCGTTTGCGGTGGAGAAAATCTACCTGTGCGGCATTACCGGCACCCCTCCTAACAAAGAGATCCATAAAACTGCCTTGGGAGCCACTGAGTCAGTAGAGTGGTCCCATACGGCTACTACCTTAGAGGCAGTAGAAGGGTTGAAAAAACAGGGGTACCAGGTATGGGCGGTTGAACAAGCCGAAGGAAGCACTTTCCTGACCGATTTCAAACCTTTGCCTGATGGAAAATACGCCTTTGTGTTCGGAAATGAGGTATTTGGCGTAGAAGAAGATGTGATCAAGGCTGCCGACGGCGTGTTGGAGATTCCACAGTTCGGAACCAAACACTCCCTCAATATCTCGGTGACGGTTGGGGTGGTGATTTGGGATGTAGTAAGCAAGACACTTACCAATAATATTAAGCCTTAA